The following nucleotide sequence is from Anguilla rostrata isolate EN2019 chromosome 3, ASM1855537v3, whole genome shotgun sequence.
CAGCTTTAAAATGGGGACCAAATGAAAAAACTTGTTTCATCTTAACCACGTcattccagaaaataaaatttacagaGATTTTTACTACAACGGGTAGGGAAGTAGGGAGACTCCTGCATGCTACAGTATTATTCTCAGCAAATAACCTTTCAGTTCAAGTTGGCTCCTTTTATCATGGTAGGCAAACTAAGCCCTGCTGTTTGCAAGTaaaaacacaaggaaaggaaataaactgaaatggtGTCATGTGATCCCAACCCCACATTCCTGCAGATAGTAAAAATTGTGATCATACAAGTTTACTCTAAGGGTTGTATTTTAACTGTAAACGGATATTAAAACACACCAGCTGTTCCGTCAGGCAGTGTGAAAAAGTGAACAGAAGTTCAGCAGTAAGGCTAAAGCCCTCATTGGCCCATACAAGGGCAGGCTGACACTTCCTACCTGAGCGCCCAGGTGGGTTCCGACCAGGCGGGGGCGGTCTCTCGTTGGGAGGGGGCGGCAGGGGGCCAGACCGCCCCGGTGGAGGTGCGGGGGCATGAGAGTTGAGGGACAGATTCCTCTGGGGCAGTCTGGGTGTGTGTTCATCGCCTCCGGgagtggggggcaggggtggggggccgGGTCTGCCGGGGGGCAGAGGAGGCGCGGTGCCGGTCGAAGGGCGGGACGAGGAGGAGATGGCTGGCTTGCTGTTCagagacgggggtggggggggcccgTCCCGAGGCATGGATGGCCTGTTCGCCGTGGGCACCGGAGGGGGGCGTTCATCGAAGGACCTGCCTGGAgctgggggcaggggcgggcgGCCGCTGCTGGGGACGGGGGGCGGCCCGGAGACCGACGACTGACGGCCAAACGGGCCCCCCGCTgggccagggggcgggggcgggcctGACGGTCGTCCTGGGAGGCTGGGGGGCGAGGAGGCCGGGGTGGATCCCAGGGATCGCCCCCCTCCTGGAGCTTTGTTCTGGAAGCCTCCTTGGTTAGGACGTGGGGTATTGGGCACCGGGGGTGGTCCCCCTCCCACATCAGGTCTTGGGGGAGTCGAGCGGGACTTGGGCAGGTCAGGTGCACCGCCCCGTGGGACTGGGGGCCCTCCAGGAAGTCGAGGGGGGGCTGCCATGCCCCCAGCTAAGGATTTGGGACCCGAGGACCTTCCTCCAGGGGGCAGTAGGGGAGGTTTGGCACCCCCAGAGTCTGAGGTGTAAGAGACATAAGTTAAGAATATGAAGAACACTGCaccacaccaaaaaaaacagcattcccATGGGGCATCTTCATTTAGAGTTCTTTAGCGTTTCCACACGGAGCTTACCAGGGCTGTCTCTGTTCCCGGCGGCTCGGAGCTTGGGCATCCCACCCTGGAAGAGCCCACCAAGCCCTCCAGGAGCTCCTCcaccaaaccctcccccccctcctcctcctcctcctcctcctccgcctccgcctccgccacCTTTGGGCTCTGTTAAAACAGTCAAAGCAGTCTTATTTCACAGGACAGATGAAACTCTAGTCAGTTTACACACAGGTGTACACTGCCCACACAAGAGAACAGATCCAATCAGAATGAGCCATCTAAAAGGGAGAGGTGAACACATAACCATATGGTTACATCATGTGACCAGTCTGCATCAGTCAAGCAGGAAGCAGCGGCCTGCACTCCTAGCCTGAAGAAAGCAGGCAGCCGGAACTGCTCAAGCCTCCTGTGCGACGGCTCCTGGATATTAAAATGagtttctctctccatccctgcGCTGTGCTCCACTGACCAAGGGTAGCGCATGGATGCCGAAAGGCCTGCTTAAGTCTCATTATGTGAGCAGTCTTCCTGCTGAGTCAGCGTTCGATTAAAACAACCACGTCTCTCCCATACCTTCCATGTGCCTCGCTCAACATATGCGGtcaaaaaatgttcattaaaatatctATCAGTGCCAGGTCCCAAgccacaatacaaataaaactatttCATAAGTGAAAGAGCAGTGTTCTACCCTCTAAATGTAGAGTGTTATGACATTTTATGCAATGTGGTAACGGCTAAAATTAGAGCTCACTGAATCAATCATGTCTGTACCACCTTACTTACTCTCAAACACTGGGGCACTCCTGTCATTTGTGACCGCCTTCTTCAGTCTTGCGCCTTTTGATATGTCTGataataatgcatttcttcCTTGCTGTTCAGACCTGTTGAGGTTTGGCTTGTCCGTGTTCgcctaaaatgaaattacaacaCAGTGATTAACAGGAGAACACAATTCTCACCAGGAGCTTAGACTCTCCATAAGGTGTCACTGTAGTTCACTGTCAAATAAAGATACTAAATTATAAAGCAATGGCACAGTTAAAGATGGTTGTACGCTTCACGTACCGTAACTACGATTAAGCCCTTCAGTCAATCTGTATGTTGAATAATGGAGCATGTGAACTCTCTAATGCCCTGATGACTGGGGATAATTTTCTCAGAAATGttctaatttaacatttatttagccaggtAATTCATCTGAAAACTCAATTCTCTTTTGCAGTGATGACCTGGATAATCCAAGTGGGCAGGGAATGCAAGGTAGCTGTGTAGCCACTAGGTAGTCAGACAAAAAGAGTAGGAGGCCAGATGTAGAGCTGGTTTTTGTGGGGATTTGGCCAGAACATCAGGGTTAACACCCATACTCTTTCAAAAAGTGCCTTTGGATCTTTACTGACCACAGTGAATTAGGATGTTTAATTCATCACTGCTCTGGAGCATTGGACATCTGTGTGCCAGATCAACATCTCCTCCAGGAACAACTTGGCCTTCTCAGGCGGTCTGCCATCTAAGGACTACCCAACCTCACACCTGCTTAGATTCAGCAGTTAGTCATGAGAAGGGTATAGCGTGGTATGGCAGGTGAGACAACCACAAACCTATTCAATTCTCAGGCACTTATTGGACAGTATTAATCATTGAGAGCAATAACTGTTTTTTATGTACAACACACTCTTTACTGGGCAAAGAAACAAGGCATAAAACGATATTCTAATATAACTGTTGTGCACAGTAAATAATCAATCGGGAAAGTACGGCTCACCACAGCAAATGtaggcggaggaggaggcccaggtggaggtggtggtggaggcACTGGCATCTTGAAATCCTTTCACGTCTCACACCTGAAGAATCGAAcccaaccaatcacacactgatcACCCCAAATGTACAggatacacacaatcacacactgatcACCTCAAATGTACAggatacacacaatcacacactgatcACCTCAAATGTACAggatacacacaatcacacacactgatcaccTCAAATGTACaggatacacacaaacatgcactgaTCACCCCAAATGCATAggatacacaca
It contains:
- the wipf1a gene encoding WAS/WASL-interacting protein family member 1a, which codes for MPVPPPPPPPGPPPPPTFAVANTDKPNLNRSEQQGRNALLSDISKGARLKKAVTNDRSAPVFEKPKGGGGGGGGGGGGGGGGGGFGGGAPGGLGGLFQGGMPKLRAAGNRDSPDSGGAKPPLLPPGGRSSGPKSLAGGMAAPPRLPGGPPVPRGGAPDLPKSRSTPPRPDVGGGPPPVPNTPRPNQGGFQNKAPGGGRSLGSTPASSPPSLPGRPSGPPPPPGPAGGPFGRQSSVSGPPPVPSSGRPPLPPAPGRSFDERPPPVPTANRPSMPRDGPPPPPSLNSKPAISSSSRPSTGTAPPLPPGRPGPPPLPPTPGGDEHTPRLPQRNLSLNSHAPAPPPGRSGPLPPPPNERPPPPGRNPPGRSGPLPPPPPGGRSGGSVRSSPVPPPPNRPGAEPPRGGARPPPPPDRPGAGGAPPPPPPPMGNGFQNSHHNPSDDWEGRFSFHPVSDLPPPEPYVPFQKTYPSKMGKNESRGSGKKERGAPPLPPIPR